In Monodelphis domestica isolate mMonDom1 chromosome 4, mMonDom1.pri, whole genome shotgun sequence, one DNA window encodes the following:
- the DPAGT1 gene encoding UDP-N-acetylglucosamine--dolichyl-phosphate N-acetylglucosaminephosphotransferase isoform X1, giving the protein MAMMRPFPALPLLINLGGSLLGFVATLTLIPAFRGHFITARLCGLDLNKTSRQPIPESQGVISGAVFLIILFCFIPVPFLNCFVEDQCKAFPYQEFVALIGALLAICCMIFLGFADDVLNLRWRHKLLLPTAASLPLLMVYFTNFGNTTIVVPKPFRSMLGLHLDLGILYYVYMGLLAVFCTNAINILAGINGLEAGQSLVISASIIIFNLVELEGDYQDDHVFSLYFMIPFFFTTLGLLYHNWSLLSHRYPSQVFVGDTFCYFAGMTFAVVGILGHFSKTMLLFFMPQVFNFLYSLPQLLHIIPCPRHRVPRLNTKTGKLEMSYSKFKAKNLSLLGTLILKGAEALRLVAVRRGENEAGAYIECNNMTLINLLIKILGPTHERNLTLLLLLLQILASAITFSIRYQLVRLFYDI; this is encoded by the exons ATGGCTATGATGCGGCCCTTCCCAGCACTGCCGCTGCTCATCAACCTGGGTGGCTCGCTGCTGGGCTTCGTCGCTACGCTCACACTCATCCCGGCCTTCCGCGGCCACTTCATCACAGCTCGCCTCTGCGGCCTGGACCTCAACAAGACCAGTCGACAACCCAT CCCCGAGTCCCAGGGTGTCATCAGTGGCGCAGTCTTCCTCATCATCCTCTTCTGCTTCATCCCTGTCCCCTTCCTAAACTGCTTTGTGGAGGACCAGTGTAAGGCCTTCCCCTACCAGGAG TTTGTGGCCCTGATAGGTGCCTTGCTTGCTATCTGCTGCATGATCTTTCTGGGCTTTGCGGATGATGTGCTGAATCTTCGATGGCGCCACAAGTTACTGCTGCCCACAGCTGCCTCTCTACCTCTACTCATGGTCTATTTCACCAACTTCGGCAATACAACAATTGTGGTGCCAAAGCCTTTTCGTTCCATGCTGGGGTTGCATCTGGACCTTG GCATATTGTATTATGTCTACATGGGCCTGCTGGCTGTGTTCTGCACCAATGCTATCAATATCTTAGCAGGAATCAATGGGCTGGAGGCTGGACAGTCTCTGGTCATTTCTGCCTCCATTATTATCTTCAATCTTGTAGAGCTTGAAG GTGATTATCAAGATGACCACGTCTTTTCTCTCTACTTTATGATTCCATTCTTCTTCACCACTTTGGGACTGCTGTATCATAACTG GTCACTTCTTTCTCATAGGTACCCATCCCAGGTGTTTGTGGGCGACACTTTCTGCTACTTTGCAGGCATGACCTTTGCTGTGGTGGGCATCCTGGGGCACTTCAGCAAGACAATGTTACTCTTCTTCATGCCTCAGGTGTTCAACTTCCTCTACTCCCTTCCACAACTTCTACATATCATCCCTTGTCCACGCCACCGTGTGCCCAG GCTCAACACCAAGACAGGGAAGCTGGAGATGAGCTATTCCAAGTTCAAGGCCAAGAACCTTTCTCTCTTGGGCACCCTAATTTTGAAG GGTGCAGAAGCCCTCCGACTGGTGGCTGTTCGTCGAGGTGAAAATGAGGCAGGTGCCTACATTGAGTGCAACAACATGACCCTCATTAACTTGCTCATTAAGATCTTGGGGCCCACTCATGAAAGAAATCTCACTTTGTTGCTTCTGCTCCTGCAG ATTCTGGCTAGTGCTATTACTTTTTCCATTCGTTACCAGCTGGTTCGGCTCTTCTATGATATTTGA
- the DPAGT1 gene encoding UDP-N-acetylglucosamine--dolichyl-phosphate N-acetylglucosaminephosphotransferase isoform X2, whose protein sequence is MAMMRPFPALPLLINLGGSLLGFVATLTLIPAFRGHFITARLCGLDLNKTSRQPIPESQGVISGAVFLIILFCFIPVPFLNCFVEDQCKAFPYQEFVALIGALLAICCMIFLGFADDVLNLRWRHKLLLPTAASLPLLMVYFTNFGNTTIVVPKPFRSMLGLHLDLGILYYVYMGLLAVFCTNAINILAGINGLEAGQSLVISASIIIFNLVELEGDYQDDHVFSLYFMIPFFFTTLGLLYHNWYPSQVFVGDTFCYFAGMTFAVVGILGHFSKTMLLFFMPQVFNFLYSLPQLLHIIPCPRHRVPRLNTKTGKLEMSYSKFKAKNLSLLGTLILKGAEALRLVAVRRGENEAGAYIECNNMTLINLLIKILGPTHERNLTLLLLLLQILASAITFSIRYQLVRLFYDI, encoded by the exons ATGGCTATGATGCGGCCCTTCCCAGCACTGCCGCTGCTCATCAACCTGGGTGGCTCGCTGCTGGGCTTCGTCGCTACGCTCACACTCATCCCGGCCTTCCGCGGCCACTTCATCACAGCTCGCCTCTGCGGCCTGGACCTCAACAAGACCAGTCGACAACCCAT CCCCGAGTCCCAGGGTGTCATCAGTGGCGCAGTCTTCCTCATCATCCTCTTCTGCTTCATCCCTGTCCCCTTCCTAAACTGCTTTGTGGAGGACCAGTGTAAGGCCTTCCCCTACCAGGAG TTTGTGGCCCTGATAGGTGCCTTGCTTGCTATCTGCTGCATGATCTTTCTGGGCTTTGCGGATGATGTGCTGAATCTTCGATGGCGCCACAAGTTACTGCTGCCCACAGCTGCCTCTCTACCTCTACTCATGGTCTATTTCACCAACTTCGGCAATACAACAATTGTGGTGCCAAAGCCTTTTCGTTCCATGCTGGGGTTGCATCTGGACCTTG GCATATTGTATTATGTCTACATGGGCCTGCTGGCTGTGTTCTGCACCAATGCTATCAATATCTTAGCAGGAATCAATGGGCTGGAGGCTGGACAGTCTCTGGTCATTTCTGCCTCCATTATTATCTTCAATCTTGTAGAGCTTGAAG GTGATTATCAAGATGACCACGTCTTTTCTCTCTACTTTATGATTCCATTCTTCTTCACCACTTTGGGACTGCTGTATCATAACTG GTACCCATCCCAGGTGTTTGTGGGCGACACTTTCTGCTACTTTGCAGGCATGACCTTTGCTGTGGTGGGCATCCTGGGGCACTTCAGCAAGACAATGTTACTCTTCTTCATGCCTCAGGTGTTCAACTTCCTCTACTCCCTTCCACAACTTCTACATATCATCCCTTGTCCACGCCACCGTGTGCCCAG GCTCAACACCAAGACAGGGAAGCTGGAGATGAGCTATTCCAAGTTCAAGGCCAAGAACCTTTCTCTCTTGGGCACCCTAATTTTGAAG GGTGCAGAAGCCCTCCGACTGGTGGCTGTTCGTCGAGGTGAAAATGAGGCAGGTGCCTACATTGAGTGCAACAACATGACCCTCATTAACTTGCTCATTAAGATCTTGGGGCCCACTCATGAAAGAAATCTCACTTTGTTGCTTCTGCTCCTGCAG ATTCTGGCTAGTGCTATTACTTTTTCCATTCGTTACCAGCTGGTTCGGCTCTTCTATGATATTTGA
- the LOC100024720 gene encoding histone H2AX translates to MSGRGKTGGKARAKAKSRSSRAGLQFPVGRVHRLLRKGHYAERVGAGAPVYLAAVLEYLTAEILELAGNAARDNKKTRIIPRHLQLAIRNDEELNKLLGGVTIAQGGVLPNIQAVLLPKKSGAITGPKAPGSGGSKKSTQASQEY, encoded by the coding sequence ATGTCGGGTCGCGGCAAGACCGGCGGGAAGGCCCGTGCCAAGGCCAAGTCTCGCTCTTCGCGGGCCGGGCTACAGTTCCCCGTGGGCCGTGTGCACCGTTTGCTGAGGAAAGGCCACTACGCGGAGCGAGTCGGTGCCGGCGCGCCGGTTTACCTGGCCGCCGTGCTGGAGTACTTGACCGCCGAAATCTTGGAGCTGGCAGGGAACGCGGCCCGGGACAACAAGAAGACCCGCATCATCCCCCGCCACCTGCAACTGGCCATCCGTAACGACGAGGAGCTCAACAAGCTCCTGGGCGGCGTAACCATCGCCCAGGGCGGCGTCCTGCCCAACATCCAGGCGGTACTGCTGCCCAAGAAGAGCGGCGCCATCACCGGCCCCAAGGCCCCGGGTAGCGGCGGCAGCAAGAAGAGCACGCAGGCCTCGCAGGAATATTGA
- the HMBS gene encoding porphobilinogen deaminase isoform X1, whose product MSRSGDAATVDGNKSKMRVIRVGTRKSQLARIQTDSVVAMLKDIYPGLQFEIIAMSTTGDKILDTALSKIGEKSLFTKELEYALEKNEVDLVVHSLKDLPTVLPPAFTIGAVCKRESPYDAVIFHPKYTGQTLGTLPERSVIGTSSLRRAAQLQRKFPHLEFRSIRGNLNTRLRKLDEQQEFSAIILAAAGLQRMGWQSRVGQLLYPEECLYAVGQGALGVEVRAKDQEVLDLVQVLHDPETLLRCIAERAFLRHLEGGCSVPVAVDTTLKDGQLYLTGGVWSLDGSDSLKETMQTTINDSAQHEDGPEDDVQRVGITAQHISQGVQRAAENLGISLANLLLNKGARNILDVARQLNDAH is encoded by the exons GACGGAAACAAGTCAAAGATGAGAGTGATCCGTGTGGGTACTCGAAAGAGCCAG CTGGCAAGGATACAGACGGACAGTGTGGTAGCAATGCTGAAAGACATCTACCCTGGTCTGCAGTTTGAAATCA TTGCAATGTCCACCACTGGGGACAAGATCCTGGATACTGCACTCTCTAAG ATTGGAGAGAAAAGCCTGTTCACTAAGGAGCTGGAGTATGCCCTGGAGAAGAATGA AGTGGACCTGGTTGTACATTCCCTGAAGGACCTGCCCACTGTACTGCCCCCAGCCTTCACTATTGGTGCTGTCTGCAA gCGGGAGAGCCCCTATGATGCTGTTATCTTCCACCCTAAGTATACTGGACAGACCTTGGGTACCCTGccagagagaag TGTGATAGGGACCAGCTCCCTTCGAAGAGCAGCTCAGTTGCAGCGAAAATTTCCACATCTGGAATTCAGAAGTATT CGAGGGAATCTCAATACTCGGCTTCGAAAGCTGGATGAACAACAGGAATTTAGTGCCATCATCCTGGCAGCAGCTGGACTGCAACGTATGGGTTGGCAGAGTCGTGTAGGACag CTCCTGTATCCTGAAGAGTGTTTGTATGCGGTGGGCCAG ggcGCCCTGGGTGTTGAGGTTCGAGCCAAGGACCAGGAAGTGCTGGATTTGGTTCAAGTGCTACATGATCCTGAGACATTGCTGCGATGCATTGCTGAAAGGGCCTTCTTGAGGCACCTG GAAGGAGGTTGCAGTGTGCCCGTGGCAGTTGATACAACCCTCAAGGATGGGCAg CTATACCTGACTGGAGGTGTATGGAGTCTGGATGGCTCAGATAGTCTGAAGGAAACCATGCAGACAACCATCAATGACTCAGCCCAG CATGAAGATGGCCCAGAGGATGATGTGCAGAGGGTGGGCATCACTGCTCAGCATATATCTCAGGGAGTCCAAAGGGCAGCCGAAAACTTGGGTATCAGCCTTGCCAACCTGCTGCTGAACAAGGGAGCCAGGAACATCCTGGATGTAGCAAGACAGCTCAATGATGCCCATTAA
- the HMBS gene encoding porphobilinogen deaminase isoform X2, producing MRVIRVGTRKSQLARIQTDSVVAMLKDIYPGLQFEIIAMSTTGDKILDTALSKIGEKSLFTKELEYALEKNEVDLVVHSLKDLPTVLPPAFTIGAVCKRESPYDAVIFHPKYTGQTLGTLPERSVIGTSSLRRAAQLQRKFPHLEFRSIRGNLNTRLRKLDEQQEFSAIILAAAGLQRMGWQSRVGQLLYPEECLYAVGQGALGVEVRAKDQEVLDLVQVLHDPETLLRCIAERAFLRHLEGGCSVPVAVDTTLKDGQLYLTGGVWSLDGSDSLKETMQTTINDSAQHEDGPEDDVQRVGITAQHISQGVQRAAENLGISLANLLLNKGARNILDVARQLNDAH from the exons ATGAGAGTGATCCGTGTGGGTACTCGAAAGAGCCAG CTGGCAAGGATACAGACGGACAGTGTGGTAGCAATGCTGAAAGACATCTACCCTGGTCTGCAGTTTGAAATCA TTGCAATGTCCACCACTGGGGACAAGATCCTGGATACTGCACTCTCTAAG ATTGGAGAGAAAAGCCTGTTCACTAAGGAGCTGGAGTATGCCCTGGAGAAGAATGA AGTGGACCTGGTTGTACATTCCCTGAAGGACCTGCCCACTGTACTGCCCCCAGCCTTCACTATTGGTGCTGTCTGCAA gCGGGAGAGCCCCTATGATGCTGTTATCTTCCACCCTAAGTATACTGGACAGACCTTGGGTACCCTGccagagagaag TGTGATAGGGACCAGCTCCCTTCGAAGAGCAGCTCAGTTGCAGCGAAAATTTCCACATCTGGAATTCAGAAGTATT CGAGGGAATCTCAATACTCGGCTTCGAAAGCTGGATGAACAACAGGAATTTAGTGCCATCATCCTGGCAGCAGCTGGACTGCAACGTATGGGTTGGCAGAGTCGTGTAGGACag CTCCTGTATCCTGAAGAGTGTTTGTATGCGGTGGGCCAG ggcGCCCTGGGTGTTGAGGTTCGAGCCAAGGACCAGGAAGTGCTGGATTTGGTTCAAGTGCTACATGATCCTGAGACATTGCTGCGATGCATTGCTGAAAGGGCCTTCTTGAGGCACCTG GAAGGAGGTTGCAGTGTGCCCGTGGCAGTTGATACAACCCTCAAGGATGGGCAg CTATACCTGACTGGAGGTGTATGGAGTCTGGATGGCTCAGATAGTCTGAAGGAAACCATGCAGACAACCATCAATGACTCAGCCCAG CATGAAGATGGCCCAGAGGATGATGTGCAGAGGGTGGGCATCACTGCTCAGCATATATCTCAGGGAGTCCAAAGGGCAGCCGAAAACTTGGGTATCAGCCTTGCCAACCTGCTGCTGAACAAGGGAGCCAGGAACATCCTGGATGTAGCAAGACAGCTCAATGATGCCCATTAA